From the Bacteroidia bacterium genome, the window GCGAGTGCTACATTAAAAAGATTGCCTGTTGCCGAAATATTTATCAAGTCGTTTTCAGCATCTATAAACGTGAGGGGAAAGCAAATTGAATCTCCTTCATCAATCTGATAATTTAAAACCACGGGTGAGGTTAATTGTGGTGCCGTGTTATAGGAGCATGCCGCAACTATCACCTGCATGTCGCGCCTTGTTCTTGAAAGAAGTATTCCATTTCTGTACTCTTCCACTTCTATGGCCACAACAAATAACCCCTGATTTGGTGAAGCGATAGTCAATAGTCCTGTTTGTGAATTTATATTACAAAGACCTCCTGCACCAAAAGGACTTGTGTAACTATAACCCGGGCTGTAAATGACCGTAGGTAACGGAAACAAAAAGTATAAGTTTAAATTAATATCCTGATAGGTCATTAAATTGTTTACACCTAAATTGCCATAAGGACTCACTAATTTATAGGCCAAACTATCTCCATCACTGTCAAATGCCAGATTACTTAACTGAACTGTATCTAAATTACAGATGAAAGGGGTTGGCGAACTCGAAAACTGTGGTGTAGAATTGGAAATGCCTGCCGGAATAACCGTATAAAAAAATATGCCTGTGCTATCAGGCTGAATCAGATTATTGATACTTACATTTCGTGCCCCATCATTTAAAAACAAGTGCCAGGTTGTATCCTCCGACAATATTACTGTTGCTTCATAGTAAGCTTTTTCTACACACCAATTGTTGTTATAATAACAAGTTGTGTCTAATACTGGAAGTGTTACCGGTTGTGTGTTTATCTTATCAAGCGAAATTTGCGCATATAATCTTTTATAGTTGGTGTTGGAAGAGTCATAACAAATATAAAGATCAAAATACGTTTGAAATTGTGCAGCCGAAGTATCGCAGTTGCGGTAATAATTGAGACTTATCTTATAAACCTTTTTCTGTTGCTGTGGTACACTTCCTATAAATGTATAGGTAAACTCGCCACCCATAATATGACTTGCCAGACCTGCATTATAGAGCAGCATAAAAATAAGGATTGCAATGATACTCTTCATAGCATCTATATTCTCAAGATGTTTTCCAATAGAAATACGTTGCCTAAAGATAATAATTTTCTATTTCCGAATCCCATACTATTCTCCATTTATCTTTTCGCCATATTATTTTGAATGACTGATAAATTTCAAAGTGTTGGAAAGACCGGTCACTTGTTGTTGTTCAATGTGTGGTAAAAATTGAGATAATCACAGTCTTTCCATGTCTCCCAAAAATTTTACTTTTGTGGTACATGAGTATCAATAAAAATCTTGATCCGGCAAGTGAAAATTTAAGTACTGCCGAAAAGGAAATAGAAAGGGCATTAAGACCGCTAAGCTTCGATGATTTTGCAGGACAACGTAAGGTAACAGAAAACCTTACTGTATTTGTGAAGGCAGCAGTACAGCGTGGCGAAGCACTTGATCATGTTTTGCTGCATGGCCCTCCGGGCTTGGGCAAAACTACATTAGCCAACATTATTGCAAACGAGCTTAACGTAAAAATAAAAGTTACGTCAGGGCCTGTACTTGACAAACCGGGCGACCTTGCAGGCTTGCTCACAAATTTGCAAGCCAACGATGTTTTGTTTATTGATGAGATTCACCGCTTAAGTCCTATTGTGGAAGAATATCTTTATTCTGCAATGGAAGATTATAAAATTGATATTATGATTGAAAGCGGACCTCACGCACGCTCTGTCCAGCTTAAAATAAATCCTTTTACACTCATCGGTGCTACTACCCGTTCGGGATTGCTTACATCACCATTGCGTGCACGGTTTGGTATCAACTCGCGACTTGAATATTACGATGCACGATTGTTACAAGACATTGTAATGCGCTCTGCATCTATTCTAAAATCTGCTATTGACGAAGAAGCGGCTTTTGAGATTGCCCGTAGAAGCCGTGGAACCCCTCGTATTGCTAATGCGCTGTTGAGGCGTATTCGAGATTTTGCTCAGATAAAAGGTAACGGAACCATAAATATTGAAATTGCACGCTACGGGCTTCAGGCACTCAATGTTGACATTGACGGTCTGGACGAAATGGACAACAGAATACTTAATGCCATTATAGAAAAATTTAAAGGTGGGCCTGTAGGGCTCAACACCATTGCTACCGCTGTTGGTGAAGAAGCCGGCACTATTGAAGAAGTGTATGAGCCTTTTTTAATAATGGAAGGTTTTTTAATGCGAACGCCACGAGGTCGTGAAGCAACAGAAAAAGCTTTTAAACATCTTGGCAAAAAGTCTTTAAAGCAGAAAGGCACATTGTTTGACTCTGAGTCTTAAAAAAACAATGAACCGAAGCCAGACAACAGCATGGGTTAAAACCGAAGCATTAAAGTTGGGCTTCTCACATTGCGGTATCTCTAAAGCTGGTTTTCTGGAAGAAGAAGCACCACGACTCGAACAGTGGCTTAAAGCAAACATGCATGGCACAATGTCGTACATGGAACGCAATTTCGACAAGCGTTTAGATCCAACTAAATTAGTTGAAGGAGCCAAGAGTGTCATCTCTTTACTTTTTAATTACTATCCGGAAAAAAAACAAAATCCACAGGCACCGCAAATTTCAAAATACGCCTATGGCACAGATTATCATTTTGTAATTAAAGAAAAACTGTATCAACTACTCGAACTCATGCGACAGCATATTGGAGCAATTGATGGACGTGTTTTTGTTGACTCTGCACCGGTATTAGACAGAGCATGGGCTCGCAAAAGTGGATTGGGATGGATTGGAAAAAATAATAATCTTATAAATCCAAAATCAGGCTCTTGGTATTTTATTGCAGAACTGATTCTTGATATTGAACTCGATGCCGATGCTCCAATAAAAGATTACTGTGGCTCTTGCACAAAATGTATTGATGCCTGCCCTACAGATGCTATTGTCATGCCTCATGTTGTTGATGGCAGTAAGTGTATTTCATATTTTACGATTGAATTAAAAAATGAAATTCCTGTGTCTTTCCAAAACCAATTTAAAAACTGGATGTTTGGCTGCGATATTTGTCAGGATGTATGTCCCTGGAATCGTTTTGCAAAACCCCATCAGCATGAAGAGCTAAAAGCAAATCATGAATTACTTGAGATGAATCAAAATGACTGGGAAGAACTAACAGAAGAAATTTTTAAAGAAAAATTTAAAGACTCTGCCTTAAACCGTACAGGCTTTAAAGGTATGATGCGAAACCTTGATTTTTTAAATCAGAAAAAATAACAGAAACTATCCCTGATGTGTAACCTTTCTGAAAACTTCTGTCAGCACATCAGAGTATTTATGACCGAAAGTGGCCAGACACCAAACCATAAGCATCTTTTTTTCATCACTCTTCAGCCATCGCATAGCTTTAACCAATTCTTTTTTGAATAGCTTTTTATCAAAACTCACCTTGGTAAGAATTTCTTTGGTGTATTCGTACATTGGTTTCATAGATTAAAATTACAGTGCTAATATACTTTACTAAACATTAATAAAAACCTTTCGTTTGGCGAATTATTGTAATAATTGGGTTAAAAAATTAATTGCATAGCTTTCAGCTACATAAAATCTCTATCGGTTGTATTTCTGCCTTTTTTAAAATCTGGCACACTCAGTTATGACACTTTTCATCGCATTGATTCCAATCTGCTTTTTTGACTTAGCATCTTTATAAAAATATAGTTGCAAAAAGTTAGCTGTTGCTTTTTTCAGCCATTTAACTATACTCACTACACGGTATTTTTTTTTAATAAGCATGATTAATATCATAAATTAAATGTGCTCATGCGCAATTACTATTGTTGTTTATATTGTTTATTTTATATTACATTTACACCTCTTTCTATATGGCAGTCAGAAGCTTGAATAAAATTGCAACAACGTTAGCTCAAGTTGATCTTTTGAAAAATTTATCTGCTGAATTGATACATTTACTTTCTACCATCAGCACTTCTGCACCATTCAAAAAAGGCCAAACTATTTTCAACTCAGGTGATAAAGCAAATAAAATTTTTTTCATCGAGAAAGGTACCATTTCAATAGTTGATACCGAAGTTGAATTGTTAAAACAATTTACTAATGATTGTTTTGGTGAAGAATGTATTTTATCTGATGGAGTGTATCCGTTTTCGGCTGTTGCAGCAGATGATGTAGCCTTGTTACAAATAAACAGACAAGAATTTTTAGCTGTTATTTCCAAACATCATGATGTCTTTAATAGTATTTTGATTGCCCTGTATCAAAAAATGTATTTGCAAAATCGGTTAAAGCAAGAAGCATTTCTACAAAGGTTGGACAAACTAAACAAAGAATTGGCAACAGCAAAAAATGATGTAGAGGTCAGAACTACTGAGCTGATTAAACAGGAAAAATTAGCCTCTTTAGGTTTGTTATCTGCCGGCATTGCGCATGAATTGCAAAACCCGTTAAACTTTGTCAATAATTTTGCTGAACTGAGTGGAGAAATGATCAGTGATATAAAAAGCACAACCAGCACTTCAGAAAAGGAAGCATTGTTGCGCGAAGTTGCCGGTAATATTGACAAGATTAAACAACATGGCATGCGTGCCAGCCGCATCATTAAACGCATAGTTACCTTCAGCCGCGAAAATAAAGGTGATTTTGAACTTACCAATGTAAATACCATCTGTAAAGAATATGTCTATCTGGCAACAGCTGGTATAAAGTCAAACATATTGGGTTTTGAATGTAACCTTGTTGAAAGCTATAGCGAACAGCTGCCCATGATCAACACCAATGCTCAGGATCTTGGTCGTGTTGTTCTGAACATTGTAAATAATGCTTTTTATGCACTTAACGAAAGGAAAAAAAACTATCCTGTTAACGAAAATTATCAGCCGGAATTACAGCTAATCACAAAGAATGTAAATAAAAAAATTTATCTGCACATTAAAGACAATGCTATGGGCATTGCTCCAGAACTGCAAACAAAAATTTTTGAACCTTTTGTTACAACCAAACCTGACGGTGAAGGTACAGGGCTTGGTTTAAGTATCTGCAGAGATATCATCCAAAACCTGAAGGGCGACATCAATCTGATTTCCGAAATAGGAAAAGGAACGGAATTTATTATTACCTTACCTGTTGAATAAAAACTATATTGCGGCATGAAGATCTCTGATACATTGCACATTGCAATGTAAGTTGCAATATTTTCTTATACTTTTGTTGTTATAATTACAGGAAATAAATTATGTTCTCCTTTTTTAAACGCAAAGAAAATAATACTGCAGCCAACTTTCTGGCAGTTAAAACCGATATGCATAGTCATCTTATTCCCGGAATTGATGACGGAGCTAAAACCATTGAAGACTCTCTTGCACTGATAAAAGAACTACATTCATTAGGTTATACAAAGCTCATTACTACACCGCACATCATGAGTGATTTTTATCGTAATACGCCCGAAATAATTATGGCAGGGCTTGAAGATGTGCGAAAGGCAGTAAAGGCAGAAAATATTCCTGTAACCATTGAGGCAGCAGCCGAATATTATCTTGACGATGGATTTATACATAAGCTAGAAGAAGAAAAGTTGTTGACCATTGGCAATAACAACCATCTGCTTTTTGAAATCAGCTATGTAAACGCACCCGATAATTTATTGCAAGTAATTTTCAGAATGCAGGTACTGGGCTACAAACCCATCATGGCACATCCTGAACGCTATCCGTTTTGGGGAAATAATTTTGATTTTTATGGCAGCCTCCGCGATCAGGGTGTGTTGCTGCAAATCAATGTTAACTCTCTTGCCGGCTACTACGGCCCCGATGCCAAACGTACTGCCGAAAAGCTGATTGAAAAAGAATGGGTAGATTTGATTGGCACCGATACACATGCTATTAAACACATCAATGCGCTACACAAAACAGTAAAAGAAAAATCTTTTAAAAAACTGCTGGAGTTTAATTTACTCAACAAGCATTTGTAACTTAACGTTGCTGTTTCTGCTTTGTATTCTACGTGATTTGATTTTATTGCGTTAACAGACTTGCTTCTTTCTGCACCACTGCCAAATATTGTTGCTCTAACTGATCTATTCTTTCAGAATGTTTTTTGGTTTTAATCTGCATCAGTATAATCATCACAAAAATCATCATCATTGCAAATACAGCAAACAACACCTGCCAGGAAAAATGTACACGCATTGTTCCTAAAAAAGCTGCACCTGCTGCCAGCCCTAAATTATAAATGGTCATACATAGAGTGAATTGAAGTGCCGAAATACGTTTCCAGCATAGCTGCATGGCCAATGCCAGGATGCCAATGTTGGTGAGTGTAAAAAAGGTGCACAGTAAAGCAATGTAGGTGCAAACAAAAGTGGTATCAGACCAAAGTGTGGGAATCATAGTCATCGTTATGGCAAGAATAACTATTAGAATAAGGCTGCCCTGCATCAATCGGATAACACCAAACCTCTGAATCACAAAAGCACCAACAATCATTCCTGCAATACCACCCAGTAAATTTGAAGTTGAATAAATTTTAGAATAATAAACATTGGTCCAACTTAATTCCTGAATGGTAAAAATCGGCAGCATCGTCCTCATAAAGTGAATAGCAGCCATCAATAGAAAACCTGTGGTCAGCAGCAACAATACATTTCGTAACATCACTACCTGTTTGAAAGATTTAAACAGTTTTCCCCAACTGTCAACGGATATTAAAGCAGTAGCTGCTGATGTTTCTCCTTTTGACCAGGGGTGTAACTTTTCTCCTTTACGCTCTCTTGTCAATAGGGGAATAAAAATAATCAACAAAACAGGTATTGACATCAACAAAACTGCGTCTGAAAATCCATAATTATTGGTAAGCCAACTGCCAAAAAAGAATGATGCCGAGGTACCGACAGTCTTTGCGCCCCACATAAAACTGTTGGTTTTGCCTTGTTGTTCTAAAGGAACAATATCAATGGCCAGACTATCAGTTGCTATATCCTGAAACATAACAAAAATGTGTACAAAAAGCACTACGGTTGTAATTATGGAAATATTATCGAGTGGATTATGGATAAATGAAAGTGACACTACGCTGCATAAAATTCCAAACTGTCCGAACAAAAGCCACGGTCTTCTGCGCCCCATTGGAAGGTAGGTGTATTTTTCTATCATGGGAGCCAATAATATTTTCATACTTGTCGGAATAAGTACAATAGCACTGTATGAAGCAATCTCTACTGCACTTTTGCCATTCATGGCCATCCATGCAGGAATAACAAATAACGTAATACCTTCGGGAATACCTTGCGAAAAATACAAGGCAATAAAAATGATGTAACGCAAAGTTGCATTCTCTGCAAGAGAGATGCCGGAGCGGAGGCTCGTGGCTTTTGCTTTCATAGAGGTTTGATTTAGTTTTGGGTGTTTGTCAGATATTATTTGGTTGGTTTCTTAAACCACTTGGCTGCATTGGTGTTTCTATGCGGACAACCCGGCCAGCAACAAGGTTGCCTTTTTCCGGCTTGCAGATCTTCAATCAGTCGTTCAATATGCTCTACTCTTGTTTCGCTTTTTTTCACAATGGTAACCCAGCAAATCCATTCATTGCGCTGTATAGGCGTAAGGCTGTTCCATTTTGTTACTAAATCGGTTTGTGATGCCAAAGCTTTCTGAATATCATCTGTTACTTCATGCAATATGCCGTCAGCAATTTTTGTACTCATTGTAATTTAGTGTTGCAATATTAATGGCTACTAAATTATTTAATTTTATCGTTACTTTTGCCATAAGAAATATTATTCAAAATGAAATTTGGTGTAGTTGTATTTCCTGGCTCAAACTGTGATGAAGACATGGTTTATGTGTTGCGCAACATATTGAAACAACCGGTAGAAAAATTATGGCATAAAGAACATTCGCTTCGCGGATGTGATTTTATTGTACTTCCCGGAGGCTTTTCTTATGGTGACTACCTGCGTTCGGGTGCCATTGCCCGTTTTTCGCCAATCATGCAGGAAGTGATGGAGTTTGCTGCAAAAGGCGGATATGTTTTAGGCGTGTGTAACGGCTTTCAGATTTTATGCGAATCGCAACTTCTGCCGGGAGCATTGCTACACAACTTCAGTCATAAATTTATCTGTAAAAATATTTTTATAAAAGCCGAGACTGACGAAACCATTCTTACCTCATCATTAAAAATTGGCGCAGCCATTAAAATACCCATTGCCCATGGCGAAGGACGTTTTTTTGCAGATGAAGCTACATTAAATCAGATAGAATCGAACAATCAGGTGCTTTTCCGTTATTGCGATGAGAATGGCTATGTAACAGAAGCTGCTAATCCCAATGGAGCCTTAAACAATATTGCAGGTATCTGTAATGAAAAACGAAATGTTTTTGGAATGATGCCACATCCTGAGCGTGCTGCAGACCCTTTATTGGGTAATACAGATGGACTTGGAATTTTTAAATCTATTCTCAATTATGTTGATGCCTGAGTTTTGGCTGCTTTATCTGAACCACTCTACTGCCCCATAGAAAATAGCAAGCCATATCAGACCTTTAATCAGGAAAAATAAAAATCCTGCCAGCCCCAACCTTTTGAACCACAATATGACTTTCTCTTTATTCACACCACAAAAATATTAAGGGCTTCGAAGATTATTGTTCCGAAGCCCTTATTTTTTTAAGTAAAATCTTTTTTACAATTACTAATAGAACTTACCTCTGTAGTCTTTAACCTTTGCTTTTTCTTTCAAAGCATTAAAGGTTTCGTACTGCGAACGGTTTTGTAATTGTTGCTCTGCCTGAGTTTTACTTTCACTAAAGTTAGCAGGAGCCTGTGGCTCTTTTACATCTGTAACCTGAACAACAAAAACACCTTGCTCGCCTTTTATAGGTTTACTCACTTTATCTTTTGCTAATCCAAACATCGTTCCTATAACACTCATTTCTGCACCCAGGTTTGGAATGTAGGGTGAATTAAATGTAACGTTTTCCATCGTCTGTACCGGTGTATTTAGCTTTGAAGCCAATCCGTCAAGACTTTGTGCTGCACCGGTTGCATTGATTTTTTCAGTCAGCATTTCTGCTTTTTTGTTTTTGCGTGCTGCAACTTCTACCTGCTCTTTAACATCTTCAAGTGCCAATGTACCTTCCGGCTTTATTTGCATTAAATGTGCCACCACAAATTTATCACCCAATTCAAATGGTGTTGAAACATCGTTCTTTTTGGCTTTATATGCCCATCGTATCAACTCACGTGCATTGTCAAGGCCGGGAACAGTTTTGTCATTTTCTTTTAAACTTTCAATGTTGCGGGCATTCAATCCTTCGTCTTTTACGGCTTTAGTATAGCTGTCGCCATTGTTATTTTTTGCTGCAAAATCATTTGCCTTTGCAAATACACCTTGATAGGTTTTGGAGCTGGCTTCAATTTTACGTCCAACAACATAAACTCTGACATTTTTTGACATGCCTGCCTGATCTGTGATTTCAATGATATGATAACCAAAATTTGTTTTTACCACTCCTAACGAGCCTTTTTTATTGTCAAAACAAAAATCGTTGAATTCAGGAACCATCATTCCGGGTTTAAACCAGCCAAGGTCACCACCTTTAATGGCAGAGCCCGGATCTTCAGAAAGCATAGCAAACTGATCAAATTTAGCACCTCCTTTTATCAGATTATAAATACTGTCGGCAGTTGCTTTTACATGTAATGAATCTTTTCCTTCTGTCTTAAATAAAATGTGACGTGCCTGAACAGAGTCAGGAAGCATTTTTGTGCCTTCTAATTTTGCAACATAGTAGGCATTGTTTTCCATATACGGAGCTGATACAAAACCTACAACTTCTGAAAACATTTGTGCTTCAATAGCAGGAGAAAGTGTGCCTGTTTTATGGTAGCTGTTGTCAACGGGAAAATCAGAGTTCTGAGCTACAAACAATGAGTCGTCTGTACTTGCAGCAAATGCAGGAACAAGGTCTGTAATATATTTTTCTGCCACCGTTCTGTCTTCGTTAGATGGAACAACATCAAAAGTCACATAATCAAGTTTTCGCGATTCTTCTGGCTGCTCATAGCTTTTGATATTCTCGTTATATGCTTTTTGCAAATCGGCATCAGTAAGTTTTACAGTACTGTCGGCAATGGTATTGTAGTTTAGCATGATATAACGAGCCGATTCTGTTTTGTTCTTTGCTTCAAAGTCGCGCTTGGCTTCAGCAGTGGTTATATAAAGTCCTTTTTTAATCAGGTCGAAATATTTCTGATTGAGTCTTTCTTCTTTAATGCTGTTTTCGAAGTTAACCCACTGTGCACGGGTGCGGCCAGTCTGATCGTTATCCATATTTTTCAAAAACTGGATTACGTTTTTCTTGTCAAACTGCTTGGTGTTAGGGTCGCTGAATGCTTGTTTTATCTGAGGGTGAATGTCATTACCCTGAACCATATCAAACAATTCATCACTACTTACAACCAATCCGGTTTTAGCAATTTGTTTGCCTATTAATTCTTCGTTAAGCATCTGTCCCCAGGTCTGATCACGCAATTGGTCTGTTGTCTGTTGGTCAACCTGATCTTTACCCTGGCTGAGTTTATAGTTTTCTATATTCTGCTGAACTTTGGCTTCAAAATCCTGAATAGAGATTTTCTTTCCACCAATGACACCTGCTGTTGTGGTGTTTCCCTGAATGAATGAGCGGTTAGAAGTGAGCAAGTCGCCAAGGATAAATGCTACTAAGCTTAATCCGATGATACCTATGAGCAGGCCGGCTTTACTTCTTATTTTTCCAATAATAGCCATAATGTCTTAATAAAGGGGGTTTAAAAATGAGGGGGCGAATATACAACTGAAAAAGCAATAAATAAAACGAAATTTTTAGAGATATCAGGCTCTGAAAAACGCTATTGTTTCGTTTACAACTTGCTGATAATGAGGTGGCAATAATTGTCCGGCATAAGGATGTTCGGCACCAAAACTATGGTTTGCCGAGGCTATTGGTGTCAGACAGGCTCGTGTATTCCATGAATGCATGACTAAAGCATCACTAAAACTTACTGTTTCATCCTCTGTTCCATGAATGATTAAATGAGGTATTGAAAGCTGTTTTACTGCCTTATGAATATTTATTCTTTGCGCATTGTTGATGGCATCTTCAGCAAGCTGATAGTAGAGCGGCATTTGCTGATGGGTTCGTGCATTTTCAATATAAATGACTCCTGCCTGCTGCCACAAACTAAGCTGTTGTGGAGAAATATACTTACCAAACTCAATAGGCGATGCCCATGATGCAATCTTGCTGATACGACCATCTTCTGAAGCTTTGATTATTGAGATAGCTCCTCCGCGAGAGTGTCCTGCGAGATAAATAGTATTTAAATCGAAACGCTCTTTTTGCGGATGCTGCCACAGCCAGTCCAATAAAACATCAAGGTCATCTAATTCTTTGGTAAAATTATTTTGTCCGAAGGCTTCGAGGTCTGCAAACTCAGTCGGGTTATCGGGAGTAGTTCCGTTAAACGAAAAATTAAATTTGATAAAGACAAATCCTGCATGAGCAAACGATTCTGCAATCATATCATACGGTCCCCAGTCTTTGAATCCCTTAAAGCCGTGAGCAAAAATAATTACAGGCATAGGGTCTTTGTTGCCATTGAAAAACATATCGGCCACAACAGGTTTGCCGTGTTTTCCATTGATGAGGATATTTTTAAAGCGGTTCATTGTATTAAAATATGAGAGCACAATTTACAAAAAAACAAAACAGCTGTCAATGAAGTTTTGACAGCTGTTTCAAAATTGATGCTATTAATCTATTTTTTATGCTTTTTCTCTTCTTTATCAGGCACTATCAATGAAAAACGTACAGGTAAAGTATAGTGTACACTCTGTATTTAAAAATAAGAAAAAAAACAGGTTGTATCTATATCATTATTTTTTTTACTTAAATACTTCAATTTCTTAACCTTTAAAAAACCTCATTCCCTTATCACCGCCACCTTTCTGCTCACCCTCTTCCCATCACTCCATATCACACAATTATAAACCCCATTGGCTAAATCTGGTAACTTAAAAGCCTGCTCATTGCTCCACGGTGGCAGCGTATATTTAAAAACAACCTTGCCTGTTACATCAACCATCTCAAACAAACCGCTCTTTCCGCCACTGGCGGATTGCGGCAGCAAATAACCAATATTCAACACACCGTTAGTTACAGGATTAGGATATACTCTAAATTTAAAATCGGGTGGTGATAAATCATTTACACCCGTTATTAAACAAGGGCAAGTTGGTTTGCGTAGTATCGCACCCTAAGTAGTAGTTGGGGTGGTTCACGTTACTTCTAAATGTAAAACACGGCATGTGCAAATCATGCAAATGCACATCGCAGGCAAGGCCGCCACTGTCAGGATAATTAATGTAATGTAAATCAACGACACCACTTCCTGAACTTATGAGTATTTTGCCATTAGCCGCAAGATACGTGGTCCAGAAACCGGTTTGAAAAAGTGTCTGTCCCGGAGGCGAATAATAGCCATCATTAATGGCCACCACTGTCATGCTTGCCTGCATGTTTGATGTGTCTGTATTTATTTGGAGGATAGTATCAAAATCCGAAACCGTATAAAGATATTTTGAATTAGACGAAAAAGCCAATCCCAAGCC encodes:
- a CDS encoding SurA N-terminal domain-containing protein, whose product is MAIIGKIRSKAGLLIGIIGLSLVAFILGDLLTSNRSFIQGNTTTAGVIGGKKISIQDFEAKVQQNIENYKLSQGKDQVDQQTTDQLRDQTWGQMLNEELIGKQIAKTGLVVSSDELFDMVQGNDIHPQIKQAFSDPNTKQFDKKNVIQFLKNMDNDQTGRTRAQWVNFENSIKEERLNQKYFDLIKKGLYITTAEAKRDFEAKNKTESARYIMLNYNTIADSTVKLTDADLQKAYNENIKSYEQPEESRKLDYVTFDVVPSNEDRTVAEKYITDLVPAFAASTDDSLFVAQNSDFPVDNSYHKTGTLSPAIEAQMFSEVVGFVSAPYMENNAYYVAKLEGTKMLPDSVQARHILFKTEGKDSLHVKATADSIYNLIKGGAKFDQFAMLSEDPGSAIKGGDLGWFKPGMMVPEFNDFCFDNKKGSLGVVKTNFGYHIIEITDQAGMSKNVRVYVVGRKIEASSKTYQGVFAKANDFAAKNNNGDSYTKAVKDEGLNARNIESLKENDKTVPGLDNARELIRWAYKAKKNDVSTPFELGDKFVVAHLMQIKPEGTLALEDVKEQVEVAARKNKKAEMLTEKINATGAAQSLDGLASKLNTPVQTMENVTFNSPYIPNLGAEMSVIGTMFGLAKDKVSKPIKGEQGVFVVQVTDVKEPQAPANFSESKTQAEQQLQNRSQYETFNALKEKAKVKDYRGKFY
- a CDS encoding dienelactone hydrolase family protein, with the protein product MNRFKNILINGKHGKPVVADMFFNGNKDPMPVIIFAHGFKGFKDWGPYDMIAESFAHAGFVFIKFNFSFNGTTPDNPTEFADLEAFGQNNFTKELDDLDVLLDWLWQHPQKERFDLNTIYLAGHSRGGAISIIKASEDGRISKIASWASPIEFGKYISPQQLSLWQQAGVIYIENARTHQQMPLYYQLAEDAINNAQRINIHKAVKQLSIPHLIIHGTEDETVSFSDALVMHSWNTRACLTPIASANHSFGAEHPYAGQLLPPHYQQVVNETIAFFRA
- a CDS encoding T9SS type A sorting domain-containing protein, giving the protein MLRKPTCPCLITGVNDLSPPDFKFRVYPNPVTNGVLNIGYLLPQSASGGKSGLFEMVDVTGKVVFKYTLPPWSNEQAFKLPDLANGVYNCVIWSDGKRVSRKVAVIRE